The Streptomyces sp. P9-A4 genome contains a region encoding:
- a CDS encoding carbon-nitrogen hydrolase family protein yields the protein MVFAELSLTGYEPSLIRDTPGLVLDEDDPRLAPVREACRTAGAAAVVNGPVRTGGSRPGITTLVIGPDGSLLARYDKQHLYGVEAEAFEPGSTDGRFALDGVRFALATCYDNRFPELAERAAADGCGVYLASSVLGADNDSFERVYPVRARDFGLYVVLGNALGANEECVGVGAAGAWGPDGERIADAGGTEPGFALAEVG from the coding sequence GTGGTCTTCGCCGAGCTCTCGCTCACCGGGTACGAGCCGTCCCTGATCCGGGACACCCCCGGTCTGGTCCTCGACGAGGACGACCCCCGCCTCGCTCCCGTACGGGAGGCCTGCCGGACGGCCGGTGCGGCGGCCGTGGTCAACGGGCCGGTACGGACCGGCGGTTCACGCCCCGGGATCACCACGCTGGTGATCGGTCCGGACGGCTCGCTCCTCGCCCGCTACGACAAGCAGCACCTGTACGGGGTCGAGGCGGAGGCCTTCGAACCGGGCTCCACCGACGGGCGGTTCGCGCTCGACGGGGTCCGGTTCGCCCTGGCGACCTGCTACGACAACCGCTTCCCCGAGCTGGCGGAGCGGGCCGCCGCCGACGGCTGCGGGGTGTACCTGGCGAGTTCGGTGCTCGGCGCCGACAACGACTCGTTCGAGCGGGTGTACCCGGTACGGGCCAGGGACTTCGGTCTGTACGTGGTGCTCGGCAACGCCCTGGGGGCCAACGAGGAGTGCGTGGGCGTCGGCGCGGCGGGCGCCTGGGGCCCGGACGGCGAGCGGATCGCGGACGCGGGCGGGACGGAACCGGGGTTCGCGCTGGCGGAGGTCGGCTGA